From Halotia branconii CENA392, the proteins below share one genomic window:
- a CDS encoding cytochrome P450, producing MTVTTNLPDGPDMPRFLRLIKFITQPVKYLEDFAQVYGDNFAILGRDDKHLVYFSHPKALEEIFAADATHFETGRGNGILRFLLGDSSLILLDGDRHQRQRNLLTPPFHGERMRAYGETIREITQQVSNEWNIGKPFNIRDSMQEITLRVILRVVFGVYNGSRFQELRQLLTSLLDFMGTPLISTAFFFNFMQKDFGAWSPWGRIVMLLQKIDQLIYALIQERRAESQQNRQDILSLLISARYEDGQPMSDQELRDELMTMLVAGHETTSSALTWAFYWIDQLPEVGEKLLREINTLGINPEPSHIARLPYLTAVCQETLRIYPIVISGFLRIVKSPIEIMGYQLSKGTVIVPSIYLAHHREAVYPQPKQFKPERFLERQFSPYEYLPFGGGNRRCIGLAFAQYEMKIALATILSQFQVSLVHKRPVRPVRRGLTLAAPAGMQMVATPQIQLASTPVVV from the coding sequence ATGACAGTAACTACAAATCTCCCTGATGGGCCAGATATGCCGCGCTTTCTGCGGTTGATCAAGTTTATTACTCAGCCAGTAAAATACCTGGAAGATTTTGCTCAAGTTTATGGTGACAACTTTGCCATTTTGGGACGCGATGATAAACATCTTGTGTACTTCAGTCATCCCAAAGCTTTAGAGGAGATTTTTGCTGCTGATGCTACTCACTTCGAGACAGGCAGAGGCAACGGAATTTTGAGGTTTTTGCTTGGTGATAGTTCTTTAATTTTATTAGATGGCGATCGCCATCAACGTCAACGAAACTTATTAACCCCTCCTTTTCATGGCGAAAGAATGCGGGCTTACGGTGAAACTATTCGCGAAATCACCCAGCAGGTAAGCAATGAATGGAATATTGGTAAACCCTTTAATATCCGAGATTCAATGCAAGAAATTACCTTACGGGTGATCTTAAGAGTAGTGTTTGGTGTATATAATGGTTCACGGTTTCAAGAACTGCGCCAATTACTAACTTCTTTACTCGATTTTATGGGTACGCCCTTAATATCTACCGCCTTCTTTTTTAACTTCATGCAAAAAGATTTTGGTGCATGGAGTCCTTGGGGGCGGATAGTGATGTTATTGCAAAAAATTGATCAACTGATTTATGCTTTGATTCAAGAACGTCGCGCTGAATCACAACAAAATCGCCAAGATATTCTCAGTTTATTAATCTCGGCTCGTTATGAAGATGGACAACCAATGTCGGATCAAGAATTGCGCGATGAATTGATGACAATGTTGGTTGCAGGACATGAAACTACTTCCTCCGCGTTAACTTGGGCTTTTTACTGGATTGACCAATTACCAGAAGTAGGAGAGAAATTGTTAAGAGAAATAAATACCCTTGGTATCAACCCGGAACCGAGTCATATTGCAAGACTGCCTTATTTAACAGCAGTTTGCCAAGAAACATTGCGGATATATCCAATAGTAATTAGTGGTTTTTTGAGAATTGTCAAATCGCCTATTGAAATTATGGGCTACCAATTGTCAAAGGGAACAGTAATAGTCCCCAGTATTTATTTAGCGCACCATCGCGAAGCTGTTTACCCACAGCCCAAACAGTTTAAACCAGAACGCTTTTTAGAAAGGCAATTTTCTCCTTATGAATATTTACCTTTTGGTGGTGGAAATCGCCGCTGTATCGGTTTAGCATTTGCCCAGTATGAAATGAAGATTGCTTTAGCTACAATTTTGTCCCAGTTTCAAGTATCTCTGGTTCATAAACGCCCGGTACGTCCTGTGCGTCGTGGTTTAACTTTAGCTGCACCAGCCGGAATGCAAATGGTGGCAACACCACAAATCCAACTGGCAAGTACACCTGTTGTAGTTTAA
- a CDS encoding ParA family protein, translating into MPKIIAILNGKGGVGKTTTSVNLAAQFGTKHKVLLVDADIQGSASWWVGRNQNDMGFDLSQETNPQLLGHLRKIKGYDLVVVDTPPALHSEALATVVAIADYLVLPTPPAPMDLAVLVETVKKTVIPVGVPHRVLLTKVDMRSVGEALEAQNTLQQLGIPACKAFIRAYKAHERAALEGVAISEWRGKNAWEAASDYRSVANELQRDWRK; encoded by the coding sequence GTGCCAAAAATCATCGCTATCCTTAACGGTAAAGGAGGAGTCGGCAAAACGACTACCTCAGTCAATTTGGCTGCACAGTTTGGGACAAAGCACAAGGTTCTTCTCGTTGATGCAGATATTCAAGGTTCCGCCAGTTGGTGGGTTGGGCGGAATCAAAATGATATGGGATTTGACCTATCCCAAGAAACTAATCCGCAACTTTTAGGTCATTTACGAAAAATAAAAGGTTACGATTTAGTAGTGGTGGATACGCCTCCGGCGCTGCACTCTGAAGCATTAGCAACAGTAGTAGCGATCGCAGACTATCTAGTTTTGCCTACACCTCCAGCACCAATGGATTTAGCTGTCCTTGTCGAAACAGTAAAAAAAACCGTCATCCCTGTAGGAGTTCCCCATCGGGTACTACTCACTAAAGTCGATATGCGGAGTGTAGGCGAAGCATTAGAAGCACAAAACACTCTCCAGCAGCTAGGAATCCCTGCTTGCAAAGCTTTCATCCGTGCCTATAAAGCTCACGAACGAGCAGCCCTGGAGGGTGTAGCGATTAGTGAATGGCGAGGAAAGAATGCTTGGGAAGCAGCATCAGACTACCGCAGCGTGGCTAACGAATTACAGCGTGATTGGAGAAAATAA